A single region of the Glycine max cultivar Williams 82 chromosome 20, Glycine_max_v4.0, whole genome shotgun sequence genome encodes:
- the LOC100527436 gene encoding uncharacterized protein LOC100527436 — protein MLLAVEGGGFFSASASGYTKGLSLLLLGQRNEDKPMRVAPWNQYQLVDQESDPELQLASTKNRLSRGCASFVCFGRTSAGLDTPSPLKVGPAQQHDVSPGTLVSNKGKDPSAHVDDESDNRKVTLKSSIKKPQISKPIPVEAANEHEASGGQGICTPGGQPERRKVQWTDNCGSELVEIREFEPSEVDGSDDEFDSGNDRTCSCAIM, from the exons ATGTTATTGGCAGTAGAAGGAGGGGGATTCTTCTCTGCTTCGGCTTCAGGGTATACTAAGGGCCTGAGCCTTCTCCTCTTGGGTCAGAGGAATGAGGATAAACCCATGAGAGTAGCGCCCTGGAACCAGTACCAGTTGGTAGACCAAGAATCTGACCCCGAGCTCCAGCTGGCTTCCACAAAGAATCGCCTCTCCCGCGGCTGTGCCTCCTTTGTTTGCTTTGGTCGCACTTCCGCAGGGCTTGATACTCCATCTCCCCTTAAAGTGGGCCCTGCCCAACAACATGATGTCTCACCTGGGACACTGGTTTCCAATAAGGGAAAGGATCCTTCAGCACATGTAGATGATGAAAGTGATAACAGAAAGGTTACACTTAAAAGTAGCATAAAGAAGCCGCAAATTAGTAAACCCATTCCTGTTGAGGCTGCTAATGAACATGAAGCATCAGGTGGACAGGGGATTTGTACTCCTGGAGGTCAACCCGAAAGAAGGAAAGTGCAGTGGACAGATAATTGTGGTAGTGAGCTTGTTGAAATTCGAGAATTTGAGCCCAg TGAAGTGGATGGATCGGATGATGAATTTGATAGTGGAAATGACAGAACTTGTTCCTGTGCGATTATGTAA
- the LOC100527436 gene encoding uncharacterized protein isoform X2, which yields MLLAVEGGGFFSASASGYTKGLSLLLLGQRNEDKPMRVAPWNQYQLVDQESDPELQLASTKNRLSRGCASFVCFGRTSAGLDTPSPLKVGPAQQHDVSPGTLVSNKGKDPSAHVDDESDNRKVTLKSSIKKPQISKPIPVEAANEHEASGGQGICTPGGQPERRKVQWTDNCGSELVEIREFEPRR from the exons ATGTTATTGGCAGTAGAAGGAGGGGGATTCTTCTCTGCTTCGGCTTCAGGGTATACTAAGGGCCTGAGCCTTCTCCTCTTGGGTCAGAGGAATGAGGATAAACCCATGAGAGTAGCGCCCTGGAACCAGTACCAGTTGGTAGACCAAGAATCTGACCCCGAGCTCCAGCTGGCTTCCACAAAGAATCGCCTCTCCCGCGGCTGTGCCTCCTTTGTTTGCTTTGGTCGCACTTCCGCAGGGCTTGATACTCCATCTCCCCTTAAAGTGGGCCCTGCCCAACAACATGATGTCTCACCTGGGACACTGGTTTCCAATAAGGGAAAGGATCCTTCAGCACATGTAGATGATGAAAGTGATAACAGAAAGGTTACACTTAAAAGTAGCATAAAGAAGCCGCAAATTAGTAAACCCATTCCTGTTGAGGCTGCTAATGAACATGAAGCATCAGGTGGACAGGGGATTTGTACTCCTGGAGGTCAACCCGAAAGAAGGAAAGTGCAGTGGACAGATAATTGTGGTAGTGAGCTTGTTGAAATTCGAGAATTTGAGCCCAg GAGATGA
- the LOC100500087 gene encoding 40S ribosomal protein S18-like — translation MSLVANEDFQHILRVLNTNVDGKQKIMFAMTSIKGIGRRFANIACKKADVDMNKRAGELSAAELDSVMTVVANPRQFKIPDWFLNRKKDYKDGKYSQVVSNALDMKLRDDLERLKKIRNHRGLRHYWGLRVRGQHTKTTGRRGKTVGVSKKR, via the exons ATG TCTCTGGTGGCGAACGAGGATTTCCAGCACATTCTGCGTGTGCTGAACACCAACGTGGATGGGAAGCAGAAGATAATGTTCGCTATGACCTCCATCAAGGGTATTGGAAGGAGATTCGCCAACATCGCTTGCAAGAAGGCCGATGTTGACATGAACAAAag GGCTGGTGAGTTGAGTGCTGCAGAGTTGGATAGTGTGATGACTGTGGTGGCGAACCCTAGGCAATTCAAGATCCCGGATTGGTTTTTGAACAGGAAGAAGGATTACAAGGATGGAAAGTACTCTCAGGTTGTGTCTAATGCTCTTGATATGAAGCTCAGGGATGACTTAGAGAGACTAAAGAAGATCAG AAACCACCGTGGTTTGAGGCACTACTGGGGCCTTCGTGTCCGTGGTCAGCACACCAAGACTACTGGCCGCAGGGGAAAGACTGTTGGGGTCTCTAAGAAGCGTTAA